The Chroicocephalus ridibundus chromosome 4, bChrRid1.1, whole genome shotgun sequence genome contains the following window.
GGACTGGTGTGCCTTGGTTTCCCCAGGACGCTGCCTGCAAGCTGCCTAGCTGCTGGCACACCCGAAgggctggggagcccctgggCTGTACGCGCACGGAACTGGGTGCACCTCCAGTGTGATGGGGGTGAGAGAAGGGCAGATTTCACCCCCGTCAGTCTACAGTGGCAGCCGCCCTCCCAGCCCTAGCGTGCAGCCACTCAGCCCTGATGGGGAAACACAGAACCACAAGCCTGGCCGCTCCAACCTGCTCCGAGGGGTCTTCCATGGGAGCCCAATGACACCAGGAGCGTAGGCACCGGACTCCTGTAGTGCCCTGTCTGCCTCTCAGCTCCAGACCAGGACAGGGGAATAAAAGATTTAAGGAGCAGCTCTGAGCCCCGCCGTGGTGACATGCgcaggggagcagggcttgcacCAGGCCCACCGTCTGCAGCTGACAAACCGGCCCACAACGAAAACCCAGCCCATGGCACAGGGAAAATACCCATGAGGCTGAGCAAAGGAGTGTGAGCAGGGGCCcatgcccagctcctgctccaccaTCAGCGAGCATTAAGAGTGAGATGAGAGCACAAAGCACGGAGGCTTTGTGGCTTGCATCCTTATTTTTGCTAGGCGTTTCctttcccactgctcccagtcGACTAAGATGCATTCAAAGCACGACGCAAATTTTGGAAACTCCTACAATGAGGAGAAAGCCTTCCTCTTTGGGATGTTTCACGGCACAACAGGGCTGGCTGAGCATGGCCAAGCTCAGCCTCGTGGCCCCTCCTGAGCATACGATGAGTGCCCAGTTGTTTGGTTAATAGGTGGGATGAGCTCAGGAGCATTGCTGCCTCCATGCTCTTCTGCAAAACCCCATGGCTTGGCCCCACTGCCAGAGGTAGGaacaagaaagctcaaagggaagaaataataAGACTGCTTCTTCAGCTTTTCACCACGTGTCTTGTAAAGCCTGTGAGAATTTCAGTCCCCTTTCACCCCCACCGTCGGTCCCCACACAGGACTGCTTCCCACAAAAAAAGTGGGCCAAAACGGAAAAGCTGTTTATTAGCACTAGTGACAGGCACACATCAAGCACCCTGTTTTGGAGAACAAGCTGCAACTGGACCCCAGGCAATCCAGGCCACCCATCCTGCAAAGGGGCACCCAGGGGAGAAAATCCGCTGGCGCTGGCAGCACAAAGTGCAGCCggaggggagcagggcagtgATTTATCCTAATCCGGCgcgaggtggggagggaggcagtgACGGCATGCGGCATCTGGCGGTCCCCGGGTGGCGGTGTGGGAACGCCGTgcgtccccccagcccagcacggccAGCCCGCCTCCCATTCAGCACGGGAAGAAAAGGGACAATAGCTATTCAGGGCCTGCCAGGGTCGCGACCCCCCCAAATCAGAACTGTTTAATGACCCAAAATACCAACATCCCCAGCAACCCAGAGAGAGACAGAACAATCCCCCTTTCAGGCCTCCTCCCCAGGCGACAATAGCCCTCAGAGgctggcccccagccccgccgcagaggtcccttgtccccacacccctAGGCAGGGGAgggtccccaccagcccccagggctgctgggggaaggaagaCAAAGGAGAATATCTGGCACCCcactgcacccagcaccccctgtCCCAGAGATAAGGGACATTGGCTggtccccttcccacagccatcatgggggtgttggggggacaCAAATCCCCTGTGCCAGGCTCTCCCCCACGGGTGCCTGTGTCCCACATCCCAGACACTCCTAGGGCTGTAAGCACCCCATCACCTTGGGAATCCCTCCACACCACCATCACCCTGGGGACCCCTGTGCCCGCTCATTGCCCCCACACCCACAAATACCCACCTTTACCTGTCCAAGCTACCATCCTGGGGAGCCCCCACCTGCCTGTGTGCTCCCTGAGCAGATCCCACCTGCTTAtgcccccaccctgggcacccccatCACTGCCATGACccagggcaggatttggcccccGAGCGCCATACAACACCTGGGCTTTGGGGTTGATGGCGGCCAGAGGTAGCACAGGGGAAGCTGGGCATGGCACGGTAGGGCCCTGGGAAGGGTCTGCAGGGGACAGGCTCCGTGCACGAAGGGACCATGGGCCAGGAGAGGAAAAGGCCGTAGCATGCAATAGGGTCCAGAGAGGTGCAGCAGGACCCCATAAGAGTCCAGGAACGCGCAGGCAGGACCGGGCAGCACAGGATATGGCAAGCACCTGGGGACCAGGCAGGATGGCATAATGCAAGCAGCAGGAAACTCTGGGCAGCATGGGCTTGGGCAGGAGTGTGGGACTGGGCAGCGAGAAGCAGAGCTATGCAattccagggcaggcagagccgggTAGTGCAGGGTAGGATGGGACCAGACAATGCAATCCAGGATCAGGCAGCACAGCCAGCAACGCAATGGGAGAGCGGGCGATGGGACATAAGGCAGGGCAAGGCAGCACAACGCAATACGGGGCCTGGGGAAGGCAGCGCGGTACAGCCCAGCTCCAGATCAGGCCGTGCAATGCAGCACAGGCCCCAGCAGCACAACGTTGTGCAACACTGTGCAATGCAATTCCAGGTCAGGCAGTGCTGTGCAATACCAGACCTGGCAGCAAAGCACCGCACGGTGCAACTCTGCGCCAACCACCGCCATGCAACAAGGACCTGGAAACACAGCGCAAATCCAGATCAGCCGTGTCAGGCAGGAAAGCACCTGACCCGGGCAAGGCAGCgggggcctggcgcggccaccCCGTGCACCGTGGTGCAGGGACTGGGCAGAGCGGCCGGACGGGACCCGGGAGCACAGCGCGGAGCAGGGACACGGCGGAGCGGGGCGCGCGGAGCGGTGCGGGGCGGGACCGGGCAGTGCGGAAAGGCACGGCACGGTGCGGAGCAACTCCCCAGCGGGCAGCAAGCGCTGTGCGATGCCGGGCACCGCGGCGCTGAGCAACGCGGGGCCAGGGCGGGGAGTCCGGTGGGGCGAGCGGGCCGGGCCGCAGGCACCCGGCGACGCGAAGCAGCGCATAAGCGACGCGGAGCCCGGCGCAGGGCCCAGCCGGGACGGGGGTCGGCCCCCCGCGGTGTGACTCACCGGTGTCCTGGCGGAACTGGTGCATGGACTGCAGGTCGATGATGTAGGGCGCCAGGCGGCTGTCGGCTTGGCCCAGCACCACGCTGCCGCCCGCTCGCGGCCCGGCGCGGGCCACCGCCTCGATGTGGTGGCTGACGGCCGGGCTGTAGGGCCGCCACCGCCCGTGCTCGTTCAGCCATTCCCACACCACCACGGCCGAGGCCAGCAGCATggctccgccgcctcccccggctccggctccggctccgctgGCCGCCGCAGACGCCCCCCGGCCGCTGCAGCCCGCCCCGGCGGCACTCGCATGCTCGGCGCGGCGCAGGGctctgcccccgccccggggccggccgccGAGCGGGCGCAGAGGCGAGGCCGCCCCTCAGCGCCGCGGGGCCGCAGCGCCGctccccgggcggcggcgggaggcgactccgccccgccccgccccgccccgccccgcccctgaCGTCAccgcgccggccccggcccggcggcacCGAGCGccccggcggggggagcgcggccgggacGAACCATTcccgccgcggggggggccgggcgcGGCTCGGCACTGCGCGCCCCACGGGCTCCGTAtcctccccgggacccccggtGCCCCCGCGCTCCCACCCGGcacccctcccagtgccccccgcacCTCGCCCGGGACCCCTCCCAGAGCCCCCTGCAGCCCTACCcggcacccccgggacccccgtgCTCCCACACCCCTCACCGAGGCAGCAGGCCGGGTGCTGAGACAGAGCCCCCTGCGCGCCTGTCCCTCTGCGCCGCCCCCGGCCCAAGCCCACCGCCGTTGGGGATCAGGGTGTTGGGGGTCACGTGCCCGACAGCGAAACGTGGCCCGAGTGCTTTCACCATTCCCTTCTCTGGCGACTGCCCCTGGCCATGGCCCCTGGTGCACAAAAATGGGTTCAAAGCCCAAAATCACCATGTGCCTCGAGGAACACCCAGGCCATAACCCCTGCTCCCacaccccagctctcccagctgcctgctgcgGTTTAGTTTCCTTGGGAACTGTTTTTTTGGGAGATTTCACGCAGCTTCAGCCCGACGTGAGGCTGTGAATCCTTCAGGATGCTCCTCCAACTTAGGCGTGCCTTGGCAGCCCAGTGGCTTTGCTGTGCAAGCCGAAACCAGTGCCACCAAAACCCGCGCGCTCCCGCTGGTGGTGTGACACAGATGCTCTGCTTTATGGTGACTCCCGGGACCAGAGCAGCCAGTGctgtcccttccccacagcccccaaaGAACTTCATCCTGAGCTTGTTCTTTTGCCAAGGAccaccccagggcagcccccaaCGGCAGGATGTTGGTCACAGCCAAGTGCCAGCGTCAGGTCTCACCTCATTTAATGCTCCTGTGCTGACACACAAAACGCTAATTTGCCTGGATGTTAAACAAAACACCCACCATTGCCCGGTTTGGAGAGAACTGTGCAAATTGCACCCACGTCCCACGCGCAGGGATTCCCCAGCACCTGCAAATCCCCTGGTCCATGGCCTGTGTCAGCTCAGAGAGTGACTCATGCCCAGGACGTGAGCTCCGTGGCTGGTGCCGCTCCTCTCCTGACAAACCTGTTTCCCAGGCGCTGCCCAGCCCAGCGAGCATCCACCAGCCGTGCTTGCGGTGAGAAACCATTAGGCAAGATCTAAATAGAGGAAAGAacggaagagaggaaaaaacaaggagGGAAGAAACAGGTGGGGGCTAACTGCTGTGATGCCCGCTGGCGAGCGTTGTGGTGAGAGAGGAGGTGAACCGCAGCAGTTCAGGCAAATCTCCCCTTCCAGCTCGCCCTGAGACACGCAGGGCCACGCTCGAAGCGTGTTTTCCTGCAGGAAGGgagggctcccagccctccccaggaggGCAGCGTGGTGACCGAGTGCCGCTCCTCTGGGTTCTCACCTGTGCCTTTGGGGCAGGCGAGCACAGCCAAGGCCGTGGCGGGGAAACCCAGGGAAACCTTTCCGCTGActcaggcaggaggaaaaggttTTCCTGCTATTAAAAAGGAAAGCATTGGTgaactttcccccctccccagctcacgATCAAAAAGTCAGGGGCCAGCACTGCGATGCTGGCACGGGATTTTGCAAGGGGACGGGTGAGCCGGTGGGACTGGCACAGCCGAACCCCAACTGCCTCCGGTGCACGGTGGGCGAGGGGTGAATTTGTTTTCTCTCAGCACCCACTGCCGATGCCAGTGCCCAGGTACAGGCATGCCTGAGGTCAGGGAGCAGCCTCGGGCAGCTTAAAAGCTTTCCATCCCCACAAAGCCTGCCCAACACCCCCAGGCATTTAgcccaaacatttattttttgaaattaaacaCATCTGTGCGTTGGTTTTGGTGTCTCCTTCCCCACTGCAATTGAGgagcgcagccccccccccgcttttcccCCAGCACTGCAAATCGTCTTTGCAAAGCACAATCTCGGATGgctttttggtgggtttttacTTTGGAGGCGGCCATTTGGGGTCTTCAGTGGTGGTGGCCATGTGGGTATGACTGTCCTCCCCTCAAGCTCTTAATTTCTGTCTCCAAAATCAGCAGCTTCAGTCACCTCCAGGCACACAGATCAACTTAAATCCTGCAGCAATGCAAGTCCAAAGGGcctcccagcagccagggagcTCAGCCGTCAGATGCTCCTTGCCAAATCAGTTTATTACTGATTCTCTTTAGGGTcgcagctgaaaagctgaaaaataaccttAGAACCTGGCAGACTCAGACATCATCACCCCTCTACCGTGTGGTGGGGCCTTGCTGGCAGGGAAAGCACGAGACCTGGCGCCTCTTGCTCAGCCAGGCCATGGAGGTTTGGATTATGGTTTgcttttttacattgtttttggTTATGGTGACGATTTCAAAACGTCGCGGGTGCTTTGCAAACACAGATGCACCCAGCGCCACTGGCAAGGTAGCAAGGAAGGAACAAGGAAGGCTGCAAAAGCATTGTTTCACGCTGCTGGGCACAGGCCAGGGAAGCCCCTGGAGCAATATCATCACCCACCTGCGATCCCTATTGCTGCTCTGACTCCTGGATCGCGGTTGCAGTGGCTGAGCTCGGCTCGCAGTGGCGCCAGCAGCTGATGGGGAAGGATCAAGTTGCAGGGACCCgtgccagggctggggccagctcccCAGGGATGTGAAGGTCACCTCACACCCGGGCTACAGCGGTGGGAGAAGAGGGGTCTGTTCCCCCCTGCTTGGGTCGGGAGGTTCAGCGATGGGTGTGTGGCACTGGGGCTGTGCGTGCCTTCCAGAGGGTGACGGGCAGCGGGTGGGTGAGGGTGTGAGCACCCGGGCACTGCTGAGCACCGGGGTGCAAGGGGAGAAAAGCAAGACGGCTTCAGGCACACAACGCAGAGAAGGGCGGGAGAGAGAAGTACTTGCTGGGAAAGGGACTTACTTTGActaatcctgaaaaaaaataaagggacagAAAATGTTATTCACAAATGCAGGGAAGCAGAAACATTGCAAATAATCCAGTCTGAGCGGCAAAGCTGAGGTCAGCCAATAAGTGGCAATGACGAAGATCCACATTCCTCCTCTTGGGCATCACCGACAAAACAATGGGCACCACCAAACCACCCTCGGCCCGACCCCGCAGGGCAGCCCCGACCCTGTGGCCCTGCTCGCCATGATGGGGCCGGGGGAGGGTAGGCAGGATGGGTGTTGGGGGCCCCCTGTGCCCACACAGATGCCGGGGCCCCCCGTGCCCACACAGACGCCACTGGGGCAGGCgctgtgcctggtgctgccgCCACAAAGCTGCTTTGTGCAGGGCTGGCTGGTCAcgtccccagcctcctcctcaccCTGTGCCGCCGGTGTCCCTCCATGTTCCCTTCCCTCTCACAGTTCgggcaggaaggcagggctgcacCAGGATGGGGTACAACCCCAGcgaccccccccacctcctcctcatcctccaccACCGCCAGCTCCTTCTTCCCCAGATCCTTCAtcttcccacagcatcccagtgGGTCCcatcccccccaaacctcccaccCCACTGGGACTGACCCTTTCCTGGGGCAGGAACAGGGCAGCCCAGGTCTCCGGTGAGGCTGAGTCCCACAGTTCCACCTCCCCCAAGAAGTCACGTCACCGCAGCAGCTCTCACAGCCCTTTTATTTGCTCGGCAGCCATCACATCCATTCCGCAAGAAAAACCACAGCCCAGGCAGCCACAAAACCTCATGGCATTCCCCTTCACAGGGTGAGCGATGTGGTTGGGCCTGTTTAATCCTCTATGGTGTTTCCAGTCCCAAAATAATCCCTGGAGGCACAAACCTCCTTGCAGAGGGTCTTTTGAATCACAGCCTTAAGTTAAAAGATCCTCTCTGTTACTTTGCCCAAGCGGTTAAGAAATCCCCTTCTGattgtaacacacacacacacccccccccccgcaaaaaagcCCCCGAGTAATTAGAGCAGAAATTCAATGCGCAGAAAACGCGAGCCAGGCAGAAGAGTCCATGTGAAGGAGGTGAAGCCTTGCGTCTTGCTGCTGGGGGGCAGGTCCCAAGACTCCTTTCACCAGCCaatatttttctgtccctttgctCCTGCCTTGCCTCTGCAGGAGCCCCAAGGCAGCTTCTGTCCACTGCAAGCCGAGCAGCAACCgaatttcagagaaaaaggcagcactgctgcagcCCACTGAGCGCCACAGACTCTGGGCCCTGGGGTGAGCAGCAAAGCTGCTTCCCGGGGTATAATTCCAACCccccagcaggcagagcccgAGCCACCCCCGAGGCTCGCCCTGCCCGGGGATCCCCCTCCCTCTGGGGTGGAGCATggcccgtgcctcagtttccccactgagAAAGGGGCCCACAGGGAGTGGCACCAAAAGCATGGGGGGCATGGGGGCTAACAATGTGGTCCCTCCCATCCACCCACCTCCTCAAACAGCCCCCTGGGCTGTCAGCAGCCCTCCACAGGGGCAGTCAGGGAGCCCCCCACTATGCCCCAGCAGGACCCAAgcacccccgccccccacccgccTTCAGGGGCTCTCAGCCCAGCTGGGGGCCGagccgctgcccgggctgggcttggtgagctgccgcagGTCCCGCGCGGACCTGACAGCCCACTGGGCCAGCTCCCGCAGCACCCCCAGGCCCCGCAGCTTCCTCTCGAAGAGGCCgaggtggggggctgggggtgggggagcccCCTCCTCGCTGGGGGGGCCGCGGCTCTCCAGCCGCAGCAGCTCCTCGAGGTGGTAGGCGAAGGCTGAGACCTGGAGCAGGACGCTCGCCAGCGCCCGGCCCAGGGCGGCATCGgcctcccccagctgctcccgATGCTCCTCCAGCATCTGGGACAGCAGGACGCGGAAGGCCCGGTACGCTGCCAGGTTCTCCAGCAGCCGCTGCGTCCCCGTCTGCTCATCCCAGCGCTCCACTGCTGCTGCCGGCACCCCCTCCACTGCCGCCACGCTGGCTGAGGCGTCCAAGCCCTGCCGCTCCACCTGCGGGGGCGAGAGCAGGCAGGGGTCAGCGGTGGAGGGGAAACCTTGGACCTCCCCACGCTGAGCCCTGTCAGCGCTGGCTCTGGGGGGCCCCGGTTCAGCTCCAGCGCTGGCCAAGAGCCATTTGGGGCAGTGCAAGGCCCAGTGCTCAAGATTTGCCCAAGCATCAGCCCGCTGTGCCAAGGCCCAGATACCGGCAGCATTTCATCCCCCACCTCTACGATGGCCCAGAGCCCTCGTGCCCAGCACAGCTGCCAGAAGCCCCCCAGAGCCCGTCAGTGGCAGCCACCCCGCAGCACTCCCAGCCTGTGGGCAGCCGGACGGAGCATGGCAAACTCACATAGGTGTCCAGAAGGTCGACGACATCCGAGCGCATCTTTCCAGCCAGGCGGATGCCTCGGCTGCAGAGGTCGCGTCGCCGCAGGGCGGCTGAGGGGCTGTCTGCTGCCGCCATGGCCTGGGCAGCCGTCACGGGCACCAGGCTCCCAGTGCAGCGCCTGCCCGGCCCAGGGAGGACAATCCCTTGCTGAGCTGGTGCATTCCAGCTGGGAGCTCCGCTCACACGTCCGCCGGCCTGGCTCTCCCCCTCTTCCGCGCCTGGGGCCTGGCACAACGCTGCAAATTCCCGCCACTGGGATCAACAGCGACAGATTATTTCCCTAATTCCCCCATGCTTTGCTACTCCAAGCGCCTTGCCCAGATGGTCTTGCCCGGTGGCAGCAGGCTCCTAGCCCTGACCCATTCCTCCTCCCAGCCGCGCAGTGCAACGAGCAGCACGCTAATCCCCCCGGCTCATGCCAGAGCGCGGGAAACGGCTGCCGGGAAGAGGCGAGCAAAGCCCGGACATTGCTCAACACCTCAGCCCGGGCAGCGGCCGGGGGCCTGAGCAGGGCAGAGTGCTGGGGACTCGCCAgcaaggggctgaggggagcccccAGGCTGGAGACCCAGAACCAGCTGCCGGCTGGGCTGCAACCCAAACCCCGTCAGAAGGGACTGTCTGCCTCCAGCCCTCTTACTCCCCCACGGCTGCATGGGGCTGGGGCCCCCAGGTCTAAGCCCCCCTTTCCCAGAGGGGTCCTGCCCAAAAaggggggctgcagagaggggaggAGGTCCCAGCCCCCCACGGCAGGTGAGCTGCATGCACCAAGACAAAAACAGCCCttgtggttggtttggtttttcctcaGTACGTTTATTTTGGTTATGTATTACCCAGATTATGAGAAAAAACAGGAGTTGAAAAGCAGTTTCCCTTTCGTATCACAGTACACCGAGCCTTGCCCAGCCTCGCTGGGGGACTGCCCCGGATCCCCAGCCCCAAGGCCCAGGGCCGGTGGCCAACCCAACAGCGTGGTTGCCACCTGGTGGCTACTGCAGAAAGCGCTGCCGAGCTGCGGGAGCCCCCTGCCACAGCGGGCACTGCCCCCGGCCCAAACCCTGCCCGCCCCGCACAGCACCCCCCAGCTCTGCGGGGCGCTGGGAGCAGGCGAGGGCCCTACGCCCCCTCCGTTCCCTCCccgggaggagaaaaaaaaaataaatacaggggaaaaaaatacaaaaaagtttaTTGCAAACTACTACAATAATTTATTGAAGCAAACTGCATGCGAGTGAAGGAGAGACATcgaggggaggaggagctgcaggagggctgTGTCAGTTTTAGGCTTTCAAACAGGAGTGGGAAGGGAGCTACACCAGTCTCTCCTGCGTCGGGGTTAGTTAGCAGGCTGTGGTTAGAGGACAGACAGGCAACTGGCCGagaccagaaaaagaaaaaggagagctACGAGAGGTGTGCATGGAAGGACAAGGCAGGGATCAGAGGTGTCCAGGCCGGGAAGCAAGGGAGCTGCTCAGTTCTGCATCCCAGGAACGCAACCGACGTCAAACTCGGGGCGGTTGGGCAGACACAGGACGAGGCAGCCTCCCTTGCCTCCCAGCCAGGTGCCAAGTGTGTCACCGGGGTGAGCAAGCCCTTGACCCAAAAGCATTTTAGTGCTATCCCTCAGAAAGCAAAACCCCGAGCTCTCTGTTTAGTGTTCTGTGCAAGGCTCTGCCCGCTCCGCACCCCCACGGGGCACAGGGGCAGGGCACGagaagcagctccagcagcgtGGTCTGCAGCAAGCATGGGGAGGACGTGGCCGACCCACACCACAGGAGCGCATGTGCCACCGAGGGCCAGCATGCCAGCGAGGGGACGCGCCACCACACAACGTGGCTTGGCCAGCCCCGAGTCCTCCTGGACAGAAGACCTGCACTGCTGGGGGGTGAAAACATCAGTGCTGGATTTGAACATGTCCCATCGTGCTGCTGCGCTCTTTAGTTTGCAAGGGGAGGGGACCAGCGGGCCACCCAAAAGCTTCCTGCTGGAAATCACCGTAATTTGATCCAAGTGAGAAATTGGATCATGCCAACTGAAGAAGCTGGTTTAGTTGAACAGCGTACCACCACAGACCTGACATGCACCATCCCAGGAGACCCGTGTTCAGGTACGCTGGGCCCCCATGCTTATCTGCACGAGAGGCTCGTGGAGCCATGCCGCTGCCACAGCGTGAGAACGTGGGATGCCCACACCCAGGGCATAAGACACCAGAGCTGCAAACTGTTCAGCCACGAACCGCCCCAGCACCAGAAGTGTTTCAACTTGCTCCGACAAAGATATCGGTGTAAGGGTGGAAGGGAGGGGCAAATCAGGACAAACGGCCCAATAACAGCTGTCAGGCTTGGGCCACAGCTGGATTTCCAGGCAGCAGAGGGGACAGAGTGGGTGTTTGAGTCAGTTTCCTGTAAAAAGTTTCCAATTACATTCCATGTTTCATTCCATTCTGCAGACCCCAGGTACTTGATTTTTGCCTAGCTGCTGCGTGCTACAGACCAATTTAGCTGATCTTGTGCTCGGACAACATACTTCAGCTCTGCTCCCAACCACataaacccaaccaaaaaaaataagcaaacaaacaaaaagcccaggtTATTCTTCACCTCTTCCAAAAACACTATGAATTCAAGGCCACTGAATTTCCACACAAAGTTTCAGATAAGAGCAAAAAGATCCAAGTCTCCATAGCAGACACATCATATCCTATGTAAACTTTTCCAAGGGCTCAGAGCTGTCCTAACTACACCGGCAGGCAACACCTGAACCGCCACATTTCATGGAAAGCAAGGGTGTGTGCACAGAAGAGAGAAGCTTTGAGAACACGGCTGCACAACACTCTCCCCCAAAAcgggggcagggagagaagccGACAGCCTCTTAGTCCCGCGTCAGTCTATTGCCTTGGATAAACAAGCCTGAGACAACCATATCCTGCTTCTGTGTCTTTGTCTAGACCTGGACAGGAGAGGCAGAGTTGGATGAGGAGCACAACTTCCCCCAGCAGCAAGCAGCTCACAACTGTCTAAGTCACAAGAACAAGTTCCTGGCTAATGATGTTCTTCCCTGAAAGGCTGGGGA
Protein-coding sequences here:
- the CNTF gene encoding ciliary neurotrophic factor encodes the protein MAAADSPSAALRRRDLCSRGIRLAGKMRSDVVDLLDTYVERQGLDASASVAAVEGVPAAAVERWDEQTGTQRLLENLAAYRAFRVLLSQMLEEHREQLGEADAALGRALASVLLQVSAFAYHLEELLRLESRGPPSEEGAPPPPAPHLGLFERKLRGLGVLRELAQWAVRSARDLRQLTKPSPGSGSAPSWAESP